In one Ornithinimicrobium pratense genomic region, the following are encoded:
- a CDS encoding heavy metal translocating P-type ATPase, with translation MNKVQTWLHGRWAVPAAAGLLILASVATSRLWQPQPWGDLLMVAAAVVAGAPVVRKAWSALAVKVIGIDLLVSIAAIGAIMIGEYWEAAAVTFLFAIGHALEDGTLARTRSALAELVAVAPDVAIVLRDGEQVEVAAHEVGLGEAVLVKNGAKVPVDGLVIGGTGALDEASITGESIPVEKTTGDQVFAGTIATSGFLQVRTTGVGADTTLARIIHRVEEAQDAKARTQTFMDRFSSWYTPAIIVLAIVLGLSTGDIVLALTLLVIACPGALVISIPVSIVAGIGRGAKDGILVKGGEFLETSARIDAVALDKTGTLTEGRPQLTDVVVLDTDLGPDHPPVDEEEVLRYAARAEAGSEHPLARPILEAAAEKGLAVLGLPQHTEPVPGKGIVATLDGHRVAVGNLALLQAEQVEGSEDTGQAAQVVADLAARGRTPMVVACDGRAIGVVAVADTVRQDAPEMVRRLHRAGVKKVVMLTGDIEPVARAVAQQVGIDEVRAGLLPEGKLEAVDELRQQGYTVAMVGDGVNDAPALATADIGVAMGAAGSGVAIETADIALMMDNLLKLPEAVSLAKRTVANMRQNIVIALATVVVLMAGVLFGGVTMAVGMLAHETSVLVVIVNAMRLLRRKEDPAARATGARPSASSSAPSRERVPQRA, from the coding sequence ATGAACAAGGTCCAGACCTGGCTGCACGGCCGGTGGGCCGTGCCTGCGGCCGCCGGGCTCCTGATCCTGGCCTCGGTCGCGACCAGCCGGCTCTGGCAGCCCCAGCCCTGGGGTGACCTGCTGATGGTCGCCGCCGCGGTCGTCGCCGGAGCCCCCGTGGTGCGCAAGGCCTGGTCGGCGCTGGCCGTCAAGGTGATCGGCATCGACCTGCTGGTCTCCATCGCCGCGATCGGCGCGATCATGATTGGCGAGTACTGGGAGGCCGCCGCGGTGACCTTCCTGTTCGCCATCGGGCACGCACTGGAGGACGGCACGCTGGCCAGGACCCGCTCGGCCCTGGCCGAACTGGTCGCGGTGGCGCCGGACGTGGCCATCGTCCTGCGCGATGGCGAGCAGGTCGAGGTGGCTGCCCACGAGGTGGGCCTGGGCGAGGCCGTCCTGGTCAAGAACGGCGCCAAGGTCCCGGTCGACGGGTTGGTCATCGGTGGCACCGGAGCGCTGGACGAGGCCTCCATCACCGGCGAGTCCATCCCGGTCGAGAAGACGACCGGCGATCAGGTCTTCGCCGGCACCATCGCCACCAGCGGCTTCCTGCAGGTCAGGACCACCGGCGTCGGCGCCGACACCACCCTGGCCCGGATCATCCACCGGGTCGAGGAGGCCCAGGACGCCAAGGCCCGGACGCAGACGTTCATGGACCGCTTCTCGTCCTGGTACACCCCGGCGATCATCGTGCTGGCGATCGTGCTCGGCCTGTCCACCGGTGACATCGTCCTGGCCCTGACCCTGCTGGTCATCGCCTGCCCGGGCGCCCTGGTCATCTCCATCCCGGTCTCGATCGTGGCCGGCATCGGCCGCGGCGCCAAGGACGGCATCCTGGTCAAGGGCGGGGAGTTCCTGGAGACCTCCGCCAGGATCGACGCCGTCGCGCTGGACAAGACCGGCACCCTCACCGAGGGCCGCCCGCAGCTGACCGACGTGGTCGTGCTCGACACCGATCTGGGTCCGGACCACCCGCCGGTCGACGAGGAGGAGGTGCTGCGATATGCCGCCCGCGCCGAGGCCGGCTCCGAGCACCCGCTGGCGCGTCCCATCCTGGAGGCCGCCGCCGAGAAGGGCCTCGCAGTGCTGGGCCTGCCCCAGCACACCGAGCCGGTCCCCGGCAAGGGCATCGTGGCCACCCTCGACGGTCACCGCGTCGCGGTCGGCAACCTGGCCCTGCTCCAGGCCGAGCAGGTCGAGGGCAGCGAGGACACCGGCCAGGCCGCGCAGGTGGTGGCCGACCTGGCCGCCCGGGGCCGCACCCCGATGGTCGTCGCCTGCGACGGCCGTGCCATCGGCGTGGTCGCCGTGGCGGACACAGTCCGCCAGGACGCCCCGGAGATGGTGCGTCGGCTGCACCGCGCCGGGGTCAAGAAGGTCGTCATGCTCACTGGCGACATCGAGCCGGTCGCCAGAGCCGTGGCCCAGCAGGTTGGGATCGATGAGGTCCGGGCCGGGCTGCTGCCCGAGGGCAAGCTGGAGGCCGTGGACGAGCTGCGCCAGCAGGGTTACACCGTGGCCATGGTGGGCGACGGCGTCAACGACGCCCCCGCCCTGGCGACCGCCGACATCGGCGTGGCGATGGGCGCGGCTGGCAGCGGCGTCGCCATCGAGACGGCCGACATCGCCCTGATGATGGACAACCTGCTCAAGCTGCCCGAGGCGGTCTCGCTCGCCAAGCGCACGGTCGCCAACATGCGGCAGAACATCGTGATCGCGCTGGCTACCGTGGTCGTGCTGATGGCCGGCGTCCTCTTCGGTGGCGTGACGATGGCCGTCGGGATGCTGGCCCACGAGACCTCGGTGCTGGTCGTCATCGTCAACGCCATGCGCCTGCTGCGCCGCAAGGAGGACCCGGCCGCCCGGGCCACCGGCGCCCGTCCGAGCGCCTCATCCTCCGCGCCGAGCCGGGAGCGGGTCCCGCAGCGGGCTTAA